A genome region from Setaria italica strain Yugu1 chromosome III, Setaria_italica_v2.0, whole genome shotgun sequence includes the following:
- the LOC101760121 gene encoding beta-galactosidase 7: MPRSMAVAAALVVLAALRTSAAARREVSYDGRALIVDGTRRMLFSGEMHYTRSTPEMWPTLIAKAREGGLDVIQTYVFWNVHEPVKGQYNFTGRYDLVKFIKEIQAQGLYVSLRIGPFIEAEWKYGGFPFWLHDVPNIAFRGDNEPFKQHMKRFVTQIVNMMKHEGLYYPQGGPIIISQIENEYQMVEPAFGSSGPRYVRWAAAMAVSLQAGVPWMMCKQDDAPDSVINSCNGLTCGETFVGPNSPNKPALWTENWTSRFLTYGSDTQLRSPEDIAFAVALFIARKKGSFVNYYMYHGGTNFGRFASSYVTTSYYDGAPLDEYGLIWQPTWGHLRELHAAVKQLSEPLLFGKYSSFLLGQEQEAHVFETESKCVAFLVNFDKSQMPKVTFRHISFQLAPKSISILSDCRRVVHETAKIKAQHGSRIAEVVQSLSDINTWKAFKEPIPLDVKKAMHATRQLLEQLSATKDETDYLWYTVSHEYRPIGDGQPVLLNVESRAHIVHAFVNKQYVGSVHGSHDESDNIILKTRVALKEGQNTISLLNVMVGSPDSGPHMERKVFGIRKVTIQKGKQPEQLLNNRLWGYHVGLFGERNHIYTQGGSQGIEWTTINNTTYHPLTWYKTTFASPVGNDAVALNLAGMGKGEVWINGESIGRYWVSFKAPSGNPSQSLYHIPRQFLKPQGNTLVLFEEMGGNPKQITVNTVSVKSNGKAGNEHELHHLYTACLGKTGCYIPLTPAKFGGERCPGAQKSILVVAICKQNNKLNLLDGKGQQKRDSKTSTMYS, translated from the exons ATGCCGAGAAGCatggccgtcgcggcggcgctcgtcgtGCTGGCGGCGCTGcgcacgtcggcggcggcgcggagagagGTGTCGTACGACGGCAGGGCCTTGATCGTGGATGGCACGAGGAGGATGCTCTTCTCCGGCGAGATGCACTACACCAGAAGCACCCCCGAG ATGTGGCCAACACTCATTGCTAAAGCCAGGGAAGGTGGCCTCGATGTGATACAGACGTATGTGTTTTGGAATGTCCATGAGCCTGTCAAGGGTCAG TACAACTTTACAGGAAGGTATGATCTTGTGAAATTCATCAAAGAAATTCAAGCTCAAGGCCTCTATGTAAGCCTCAGGATTGGCCCGTTCATAGAGGCGGAATGGAAATATGG AGGCTTCCCATTTTGGCTACATGATGTCCCAAACATTGCCTTCCGAGGCGATAATGAACCCTTTAAG CAACATATGAAAAGATTTGTCACACAGATAGTGAACATGATGAAACATGAAGGTCTTTATTACCCACAAGGAGGACCTATCATCATTTCTCAG ATTGAGAATGAATACCAGATGGTTGAGCCTGCATTTGGCTCAAGTGGACCACGTTATGTCCGTTGGGCAGCTGCGATGGCTGTAAGTCTCCAGGCAGGTGTTCCATGGATGATGTGCAAGCAGGATGATGCTCCAGATTCAGTT ATAAATTCCTGCAACGGGCTCACTTGTGGGGAAACATTTGTAGGACCAAACTCACCTAACAAACCTGCACTGTGGACAGAAAATTGGACATCTCG ATTCCTTACATACGGCAGTGATACACAACTGCGATCTCCAGAAGATATTGCCTTCGCGGTTGCACTTTTTATAGCACGGAAGAAAGGAAGTTTTGTGAATTACTACATG TACCATGGAGGGACAAACTTCGGAAGGTTTGCTTCCTCATATGTAACAACAAGCTACTATGATGGAGCTCCCCTTGATGAATATG GTTTAATATGGCAGCCTACATGGGGTCATCTCAGAGAACTGCATGCAGCAGTCAAGCAGTTATCAGAACCGTTGCTATTTGGAAAGTATTCCAGTTTTTTGTTGGGTCAAGAACAAGAG GCACATGTGTTTGAAACAGAATCGAAGTGTGTGGCATTCTTGGTCAATTTTGATAAGAGTCAAATGCCAAAAGTAACATTTCGCCATATATCTTTTCAACTGGCTCCTAAATCAATTAGTATTCTCTCAGATTGCAGGAGAGTAGTTCATGAAACAGCCAAG ATAAAGGCCCAGCATGGTTCAAGAATAGCTGAAGTAGTACAATCTCTCAGTGACATTAATACCTGGAAGGCATTCAAAGAACCGATTCCTTTAGATGTGAAAAAGGCTATGCACGCTACAAGGCAGCTCTTAGAACAACTCTCAGCCACTAAAGATGAGACAGACTATCTCTGGTATACTGTCAG CCATGAATATAGACCAATTGGTGATGGCCAGCCTGTACTTCTCAATGTTGAGTCACGAGCACATATAGTTCATGCTTTTGTCAACAAACAATATGTAG GGTCTGTGCATGGGAGTCATGATGAAAGTGACAATATAATTCTGAAGACGCGTGTTGCTCTGAAGGAAGGACAAAACACCATATCATTGCTAAATGTTATGGTTGGATCACCG GACTCTGGACCTCACATGGAAAGGAAAGTCTTTGGAATCCGGAAAGTGACCATACAAAAGGGAAAGCAGCCAGAACAACTTCTCAACAATAGACTATGGGGTTACCAC GTTGGCTTATTTGGGGAGAGGAACCACATCTATACACAAGGAGGATCACAGGGCATTGAATGGACAACTATCAACAACACGACATATCATCCCCTTACTTGGTACAAG ACAACATTTGCCTCGCCAGTGGGCAATGATGCAGTAGCACTGAACCTTGCTGGTATGGGGAAGGGCGAGGTCTGGATCAACGGAGAGAGCATAGGACGGTATTGGGTCTCCTTCAAGGCTCCTAGTGGCAATCCGTCTCAATCGTT GTATCACATACCACGGCAATTTCTAAAACCTCAAGGGAACACTCTGGTCCTTTTTGAGGAAATGGGAGGCAACCCAAAACAAATAACGGTGAACACAGTGTCCGTCAAAAGTAATGGTAAAGCAGGTAACGAACATGAGCTTCATCATCTTTACACT GCTTGTCTGGGTAAGACTGGGTGTTATATTCCCCTAACACCTGCTAAATTTGGAGGCGAGCGGTGCCCTGGAGCCCAGAAATCCATTCTAGTTGTTGCGATTTGTAAACAGAATAACAAATTGAATTTGTTGGATGGCAAAGGGCAGCAGAAAAGAGACAGCAAAACAAGCACCATGTATTCTTAG
- the LOC101774964 gene encoding dnaJ protein homolog 1 codes for MWNKNKPPELYYEILHVARDASPQGVRAAYRTLARQWHPDKHPPESRPEAEARFKAITEAYKALLDQQENRAVFAAREGGGRSRPAEKDLCGCGGENVATAVVRAARGEKPGAAPPCTLAREEPAAKAKVYSACSNVGGGGRRAFAEFSSYVVRKAPPLERRVECTLEELCTGCRKEVRYTRDVVTKNGLITKKEVTQTIRVRPGMRKGSAVTMEGAGDERPGCLTGDAVFVVSERKHKRFKRLGDDLVLRARVPLVSALTGWQLSFRLLCGDRFRYAFRDEVICPGYVKVVKGGGMPVAGGEKGARGDLMVKFEVVFPEDLTDEQRKGLAEILRGCA; via the exons ATGTGGAACAAGAACAAGCCGCCGGAGCTCTACTACGAGATCCTTCACGTCGCCAGGGACGCCTCCCCGCAGGGCGTCCGGGCGGCGTACAGGACCCTGGCCCGCCAATGGCACCCCGACAAGCACCCGCCGGAGTCCAGGCCCGAGGCCGAGGCGCGCTTCAAGGCCATCACCGAGGCCTACAAG GCGCTGCTGGACCAGCAGGAGAACAGGGCGGTGTTCGCCGCGCGCGAAGGCGGCGGGAGGAGTAGGCCCGCCGAGAAGGACctctgcggctgcggcggcgagaACGTCGCCACTGCGGTGGTGAGAGCGGCGCGGGGCGAGAAGCCCGGGGCCGCGCCCCCCTGCACGCTGGCGCGGGAGGAGCCGGCGGCCAAGGCGAAGGTGTACAGCGCCTGCAGCaacgtcgggggcggcggccggcgcgcgttCGCCGAGTTCTCCAGCTACGTGGTGCGCaaggcgccgccgctggagcgcAGGGTGGAGTGCACCCTCGAGGAGCTCTGCACCGGGTGCAGGAAGGAGGTCAGGTACACCCGCGACGTCGTCACCAAGAACGG ACTGATCACCAAGAAGGAGGTAACGCAGACCATCCGTGTGAGGCCCGGGATGAGGAAAGGCTCCGCGGTGACGATggagggcgccggcgacgagcggccGGGCTGCCTGACGGGCGACGCCGTGTTCGTCGTGTCGGAGAGGAAGCACAAGCGGTTCAAGCGGCTCGGCGACGACCTGGTGCTCCGGGCGCGGGTGCCGCTGGTGAGCGCGCTCACGGGGTGGCAGCTCTCCTTCAGGCTGCTCTGCGGCGACAGGTTCCGGTACGCGTTCCGGGACGAGGTCATCTGCCCCGGGTACGTCAAGGTCGTCAAGGGCGGCGGAATGCCCGTCGCCGGCGGGGAGAAGGGCGCGCGCGGGGACCTCATGGTGAAGTTCGAGGTCGTGTTCCCCGAGGACCTCACCGACGAGCAGCGGaaggggctcgccgagatcctGAGAGGCTGCGCCTGA